CTACTTTCATAACACTGATTCAAAATACCCTGCAGTAGTTACTTTTATTGAGTACATGTGTGGGACAACCATAACAAAAACAGAGTGAACACAGACAAGTGCTTGATTGTCTCATTAAATGTCTTCGGTGTCTTTGTAAAGACTCATTCAGTTATCTTTAAGCTGCTGCTCCATCTCTGAGTCAATTCACTCCTTCACCTATTCGCACCCTAATTTCGAACCTACGCATTACTATTTCATCCCCTCCTGCTTCTGTTTTGTGCActtgaataaaacatttaatacttACTTATGAACTTATACCATGGTGTATCTGTTCACCTTTGGTTGTATTTTTTGCCAATTATATAGATCAACTGTCATAAAAATAGCAAACTTTCTCATGCAATTCAGTTTAACTCCATGTTATGACCTAAAAACGTTGTACTACACTCTGTTTCCATCTACTTTTGCTGTAATTTCCATTTAGGTcagttaacaaaaaaaacagattagaaCCCTTGAGCGGACAAAAATACCTTTAAGTTACCTACTGCTtgtagatattatttattggaTTCATATAACCATATTTCCTTACAGTATACTCTGGGTAGAATGTAGATACTGTTTCTAGATCCTTGATATAAAATGGGGATGACTGGTGCAAACTGACGCATGATCAGTGTAAAGCCTCCCCAACAAAACAATTTGtcataaaatgaccaaaactacAAAGGTAGCAGATGGTGAAGGAGCAAAATGACCCACTCCCTGCTGCTCCTTTCAGGAAAAGAAAGACATGACAGGACTGgacaggaaaggaaaggaaaggaaaggaaaggaaaggaaaggaaaggaaaggaaaggaaaggaaaggaaaggaaaggaaaggaaaggaaaggaaaggaaaggaaaggaaaggaaaggaaaggaaaggaaaggaaaggaaaggaaaggaaaggaaagggtCAGCAGGGGCTAGTTCATGAAGTCCTGGAGCGCTACTATCCAAGTGCTTTTAGAtacatcccttctccaacacacctgaatcaagtgAATGACTTGTTACTATGCCTCTGCAAAACTGAATGCTTTAGGTATTGGAGAAAAATATATCCAGAAGCTGTGGGATAGTAGCTTTAACTCTCCAGGACTGGACTTGGAGACCCCTGGACTAGACCGGACTAGACACAAATTGTGCCTTCTGTTGTTGTGTATACCTTCCCTGCAACCCTGCCTTGAGGTCTCTCCATCGTTTGTCTTGATAGGTGCAACAGAGACAAGGAGGGTGTGTATGTGCtcatatgtgtgtgcatgtgtgtgtaagtATGCATGTGCAAGTTTCTACTGCCACTTCATTAGCTTGGAGCCATGAGGTAAATCCACGAGGCTTTTATCAGTTCTGGTTGAGGGAAGTGTGTCCGGTGCAGACCAGTGCCGTTTACGAGGCCGTTGCTGCTCATTAGCAGGAGTGTCTGCGGCCTGTCTGCAAGAAGGGCCTGGTGTTGACAGGGGTTGCTGGGGAGGAAGCGGAGGGGGTGGTGGTGGGGGAGGCATTTCCTCCCTATGTGAGCCGCTTGACTCTGCTGGACCCCTGGGGAGGAGTTGCGTACGATGGGCCCTGGAACTGGTACGACTGGATGTCCGCTGAGTTTGGGTAGGCATTGGGGTTAGGGCCAGGCAAACATCTCCCTCACTGAGCTGACGGCAGGGCAGGCCATACAGCTGTGTAGTTCTTTGAGGAGAGCAGGAAGACCAGCCCTGGTCTCTCACAAAGAATGGGTACTCCACCAAGACCTGCAATAACTCCTAAATATGAACAACAACATGATTACTTTAAAGTCAGTGAGACCTTTGCCATTTAACATCACAACAGTGAGGAAGCTTTTAAACAGAAGCATTCAACCCTAGAGGGAGCTGACCTGAGAGTTTCGATCTGTAAGGTGAACCTGCAGGTGACTGGAACCCTGGGTACTGCTGGGGGAAATCACCAGAACCGTGCAGGTGCTGAGGTGGAACTCTGGGGATGTATCCGCACTCCTCAGAAAGTCTTCAGTCCTCAGCTCCTCCACTCGTTTCAACCGTCCGCCTGCCAGCTCAATAAGAGACCCCTTGGTGAAATGAGGTAGGAGTGCAGAGGGAGACGAATGAAGGGTTGCAGACGAGGTCTGAGAATTGGAAGGAGAAAAATCTCTCCATCTGTCTCTGTTGCGTCGCTTCTCACGCTCACTGTCTTTTTCTTGGTCTTTCTCATGTTGTAATTGCTTCTCTTTTACTTTACCCCTTTCCCTGTCCTTTTGGAGGACTTTGTCTCTTTCTAGATCTCTGTCCCACTCTCTTTGTGACCTGTCATGGCTGTTAGGCAGACTTACAGGTGAGTTTGGTGAATTCCCTAGCATGTGCAGCCTAGGACCTGGCTCCCTATGCAGACAGTATGAAAGTGTTCCTGAGGAGCTCGAGAGAGGGTAGGCCTGGGCATGAGGGCTGGGATGGGTGACTGATCCTAAGGAGTAATATATTTGGGCCTCAGTTGGTGTAGTCCCCACATGATCCAGAAGTCCACCTCTGCCTGCCCTTGGGTCTGGTCCAAGGGTATGTGGACTACTGGGGAGTGAAGTGGAGCTAGTCTTCCCAGACTGATGTGTTTCCTGCAGTGAGGAATGTGGCTCAGGGCTTACTTGAGGTTGAGAGTCTGACAAAAATGCCCCTGCAGAATGGATAGGGGAGGTTAGATCCTCCTGCTGTCTACGTCCTCCATTGGCATGCAACGTATATGGACTGACCTCCAGCCTAGCTCTGCTGCTATCATTCCCAAACTCTCCAGTAAGCAGAGGTCTGGAAGATGAGGCAGTCCTGCTGCCTGGCCCATCCAAGCCATTGGGCCTTTTGCTTATGTACCTAGGTCTTACCTCAACTAAACTGGGGTCTTGGGCATACAAAGCATGAGGACTAAATAGGTAAGAAGGGGAAAAGAGAGAGGGGCTATAATCTCGACGGCCAGTATTAAAATAGGACCACATCTCTCTTGTACTAGCTGGAAAAGGAGTCTTAaatgaggaagaagatgaagaagatggGGAGGGGGTCAATGACAGGGGTCCTTCCCCTCTGAGCCACCTGGAATGATGGGGCAGAGATGAGGTGAGGGGATCATCTCTCCAAACAGGCGAACCTGAAGCCCTTCTGTCGCTGACCTGGCCTGGGAAaactggaagagaaacaggtgAAGAATAGTTCAGGGACCATGGTAATGGCATGTGGAGGCCTGGTGCTGAAGCAGGAAGGGCTGGAGGACTGTGTAGGAGATGGGGGTTTGGGTTAGAGAAAGCTCTGTCCCTGTCACTGGTTTCCCTGCCTCCCTCCCCTCTACTGGTGCTATGTCGGCTTCGAAACGGCACAGGTGGTTTAAACTCATCAGGAGGGATGTGGTGTTCTGCAGATCCTTGCCGAGACTCCCTCTTTTTGGGAGGGAGGCGCTCTTTGTTGCGGTCAGGACTTGGATTCATGGGTGGGCTCCAGCAGCAGTGGTGGCCCCCTGTGTGTTAATGTAGGCTAAGTCACATGGGCCTCACGGGAAAATGAGGGGGGCACACAGAGGGGAAGGCCGATACACAGCATCACTGTTGGATCGATGTTGCTGCTCTTGCACTGAAGCACCACTCACCTTGAGAAGagcaaaaaagaaagagacagaaGTAGGAGAGATTAAGTGTGAACATTGGGAAAGAACAGTCTGTTAGGTCCTGGCATCAGTTGTAGTTAAGACTTAGCTGTCAGTATGGTCAGACATACAAACAAACATTCAGCTGTACCAGACAGATGGAGCAAAATCAGTCACTCATTCTTTCTTCCAAACTACTTTGAAGAGGTTAGAAACTTGTAGCGTTCTGATGGTTGTAGCTAATTAGTCATTACCTAATATGTCCAGTGTGGTCCGACTGAaactacccatcttgttcgttTCATTCAAACACATTACTCCCACATGTgagctaaaaataaattttgcagCCAGTGAAGTTCAGAGGCAGTGCAGTATGTATGTACAGAAACAGACACAGTACGGCCTGACACCAGGAGAGTTTTCATCTCTGACTCTCGGGGGATGATTGGAATATGTAGATACGTTTTTGTACCACTTTCATGATCCACTCCCACGACACCCTCGGGTGCTCTCTGTGTTCTACATAAGCTTACTACTAACACCCCCTCAACCCTTCACTTTCAGATGCACATATGGACAATAACAGACAAACACTCCCTCAATTGGCTGTACTTACTCCCTCCAGTGTTTGACAAAGCTGGTCACTGCCCACCAAAAGCTGACACAATCATTATGGATATTACCACCAGTTGTAGACACAGGATATGCATCTTTGCATATTAAATAGGTGCCACAGAAGGGGTTTGGGCAAATATGTGTGACTGTGTTTGTGGGCAGACATGTTTTCCATGTTGATTTCTAAAAATATGTCATGTTTTGGTTTGGGAAAAATCTGTGAATGTGTTCAATTGTTTGAGTCTTTGTGTTTGAGTCCTCGAATGTGTCAGAAAATTTTCCAGCCTCACTTCAATCAGTGAGAGGTGCGGGGGAGCTCCACTAATTCTTCTCCCAGTGTTTTAAAGATGCCTTTAGAAATGATGGCTCCTCCAGCACGTTTCTCCTCCAGCTGCCGGCCACTCAAGCCCTGCACTCACCCGCTAGTCTGTCAACTGCTAACCAACTCCCTGCCGTCTCACCATCCACCACACTGTCTCCATGGCAACAGTGTCCACATGTATGCACATAGTCATATACATCCAGCTGGTTGGAGAGGTTAGACAAGGATACTTTTTGGAGAGGCAGGTGAGCCGTTGCTCATCAAAAGACTTGGTCCCAAAACACAATAAGTATAACAAGCTGTTTGAGCATCTTATTTGAAACCAAAAACAGGGCAGTGAGAGGTCTGGGATGTTAAATACAGTGAATATGACATAATCTTTGTTTGTCAGTCCtgtttcttcatattttttataCTCAAACCTCTTTCTGTTATAGACACATAAGCTCTTTTTGCAAAATTCCGAACTAAAGACAAGTCTGGAGTATCTGGTTGATTTAGTATTAAATAACCCATAGATATGTATTTACAGCATTTATTTTGCCACTGGACTTCTTTGCATATTCGACTTCTATCACTGTTTCTTGATGTATTTGTACATCCTGATTGCTGTCCATCTTTGTCAGACACAGAGAAGATAATCATGGACAAGGAACTAAGTGTCTTTAAGAGGAACCAAGTGTCCATATAAGGTTTCATAGCTTATTTGATATATCAGAAGGACTGTAAAGCTAACAGACTGGTTTCAGGAGATTTTTGTATGAAGACCTCGGATTACACACTTAACAACTGTGTCTGATGAAGGGTCACAGGGTACAAACTAACAAAAGCCATCTGAAGTAAACAAATTCCCACAAGGGGGTCAGTTTTGTAGGCAAACAAAcataccagttggtggcagTAATGTACAAATTTGTTATTGTTCAACCACATATTAAATCTTTAAGTAGAAGAAAAAGCAAAGGAGGAAGAAGTAAAAATACACTGATGACAAACAACCTTGTAGTGTGTCCTCATCCTAAGCCACAACATTAAGAAAAATGTTCACAgagagtaaaataaataaaacatgtaaatctggtgaaggagaaaagaatactACTGCAGTATTACACAACTGTTTCCAAGTCCTAAACATGGATGAAGTTCAGAACCACCAccagacctttcaggtttttttaagatttgtttggCAGTAATGGCCTTTATTGACAGTtgccagacaggaaatgggcagagagaagggGGAAGGCATGCAACAAAGGCCTCAAGGCCGGAATCTAACTCAGGACGGCTGTGTCGAGGAGTATAGCCTCTAATTTGGGGTGCCGGCTGTACCTCTATACCACCCCAGACTTTCCAATTTTAGCTGACAGTTTAAGAAATCCCTTATTCTGacaacatgattcaaaatcttttAATCGAATGAAACAAATATGAAACTCTTTGCACACAATTTTCAGGATGTCTTTCAGATTTCCAGACCCCCCATTTACCAACAGAGATAATGACATCATGGAGTGACTTAGGTAAACTGTTAAAATATTGGAGTAACTCAGCTGAAGTATGGCAATACACCCAGTGGACCATCTCTGAACAGAAACTGCAAGTTTTCCATAATTATATGCTTTATTTAAGCCTGGCTGAGGTTAGAAAGGTttgattcagtcagtcagtcattttctaccgcttattccatagtgggtggcgggggagctggtgcctatctccagcagtctatgggcgagaggcggggtacaccctggacaggtcaccagtccatcgcagggcaaggTTTGATTCAATTTAGACAAAAACATTTGCTAAACATGTAGAATAATTTTTAAGAACACTTAAGTCTGCCGTTTGTGCCTGAGGTACTTTGACCAAGAACTACGTGTATGTGAACGGTTTTAACATGTGGTGCAATATTTGAAGCCatttttaagtgaaaaaaaaaaccaccaagaaagaacaaaatgtaattttcaggTTTTGTGTACAGCAAAACTAAGCTGTTAattgtttcagttaaaaaatatgaattacaATGAAAAAGATTTCTGGTCCAGTTTAATAATTACTTTTGACACATGAAATTGCAAACCTTGAACAAGGCCCTTCAAGTGATATGCTTTAAAATTCTAGAAAAATAGAGTCACATATAGtcaataaaaaattatacatagacatttattgtattttcattttatgttgtTACTGATAAACATAGCAAAAATACAACTCAATATTTTAAGACATAATAATGgacattaatgtattttaaaagaaactcaAAATACAGTACTACAATTTCCAAACAGGACTTGTCAAATGAATTGATTGGAATTTAAATTCTACCCCAACTCCTAATGTTGTTcagaacagagaaaaaagaaaggtttTGATGTTTTTCCTCAGATGACTCTTACACCCGCATCAACGAAATACAGTTCATAtaaatttgcaaaaaagaatacaacaaaacaaagagcacAATTGTGcatgtggaggagtttaaaaagaaatgtctcCTTACAGAATACTCCTACACTGTGCAGACACGCACACTGAACTGGAGTTTAGCTGGAGCTGGTGTTCCTACAGTAAATACATACTTTGGATGTATTGAAAGCGTACCCATCATCATAATGCATAATAACATTCCTACATGTAAAATGTCCTAAAAGGCTTTGGGTTTTGgtcaaaaagtaaataaaaaaaagttattagCTTTATGgacaatttaattattttttcttgATTAAAAAGGCAAACAAACCCACACAAATTTCCGCATTGCTCTACATTATCCCGCCTTTTCTCTTCATGCATTTATCTCAGAAATGTGAAACATGCACCCAGACTTATGACTGCAAAcctccaataaataaataaatactatttttaaaatgtcccaCACCTGTGAAACTTGAAATATTAAGTCTGTTGTATTAAAAGTAAGAGAAAGCAAGGAAAATATCTCAGTCAAAAGAAAGTGTGTTATAACAAGCAGGTGCATGAAGTTAGTAGCTGCTGTGATGTAGGACTGACCTTGGTACCGGGGTGAGAAGATGTCCCAAAGCTGGCACTCATTCATATTCTAGTCCTCCTAAGGGGGTCAGCCCACCTCCCAGCTCCTTACTGTGCCACAGTGCTTCCTTCACAGCACCGCCAATGGCTCCAACACCCGCAGATATCAGCAGCCTGCAGCTACGCCCTGCCTCTGATCTCTGAACGAGTGAAATATCACCAGCAAGCCCACCAAACTGAAGGAAAAAACTGAGAGTCTGCTATCCGTCTCCGTGTCTGTTGTGCttgtgagcatgtgtgtgtcaAGAGagtttgtgcatgtgtttgtgcttGTGTGTGCAAAGGGCTGAGGAAATGAGTAATATCTAGCAGTGAGAAACATGTCTGCTATGCAGAGCCACACAGGCAGACCAGTTGCTGCTGCCGCCCACTTGCTTTAATCACTGTGAGGGATACAAACatgtatacacacatatacatacactcATATGTATGCACAGTCAGGGATGCAGGCTACAGATTTCTTTGCTGTCTGATGTATTTTACTTCTAACAAAAATTTTTGTATTACATGGAATATTGCTAATCAGTCAAAGAGCAATCAAATCACTAATTTATGTCTGTAATGGCATTTACAAAAGACATGCTGACAcatagaagaaagaaagggatGGAGGGGAGGTAGAAAGACAGTTGATGAGAGACAGGGAGGGACGTGGTAGGAGGCTCATCCTACACACACTCTCAGACTTAGGCTTGCTGCTGCCTCTGACTCAAAACTAAACCTCACATCCATCAagaacacacacaagcacagaaaagcacacacacatgctcatgCAGAGTGCTCTTTTTTGTTTATCTGCAGTTTCATCTGAATTTGTGTCCTTTGTTCTCATCAAAGCACTTTGTGACAAACCTGCTTGTTAAGAGCGCTTCTATGAATAAATTTGATTTGACTTTATATGCTTGCACAGACacatacgcacacacacacacagttgtaCACACACTGAAACAAGTTCATACGCACACAGGAGCACTGCAGGGGAGCTCTGAATGATTTGCTTCAGTGATTCAGTCAGTACGTGTGGAATGTGATGGTATGGCTGCCCCGGCTTATTAGAACTCCATTAGTGAGTGTAGTGTTCATTCAGAGCACAGAAACAATCAAGATACATGTATGGGAAGGAAACAAACCCAGGGAAGGATTTAGGGCCATGTTCTTTTAAATCTTCTTAAAATGCAGAACAAAACACAGACTTTTACTCACAAACATGACATATTAACCTCGACTCGCTTCTCAAAATCAGCCAAACAGAAGGGTTAATCAGAAACGGAGGtatgaaaacaaaattcagCTGGAAGCCCACAATGAAACGTCCTCACTGGGATGTGAcaactgctaaaaaaaatcaCCTCTGACATTTTACAGAAcgttacttttatttttcaaagcaaacGCCGACTGCAGATGATAGACACCGAGGTTGTGTGGGCACGGTTGCTGTCTGCTCCAGCAAATGTTTTATGTGGGCAGAAACGTAAACGAACAATTTCGGTAAATCCTGGATGAAGGCCCGAACAGCTGCAGGGccacaataaattaaacaattgaCATGCAATCGAAATCTGAATAATCTTAAATAGTTGAAATATATACTTAAAAACAGACTAatgattaaatgtatttattattgaCTAAACAGACTCAGGATTCATAGAAAGAATGAACAAGCCAAATGTGGCAAGATTAAATGAATATAACAGTTTCTTTGCATGGAGTTTTCAAAGAGCTGTTAACTTACCTGTTGAGCTGTCTGTTAGTAAAAAAAGTTTcttctgaaaaaaacatttcattgaaATGTAATACAAAAAGCAACCTTAAACATTGGCTGTAAATCAAACAGCTTGATGCATATTTATGTATCAAgctgtttaattaatttaattttttgacccaaagcatcaaaacaaaaattattgtTAGTGAGAAATATTATAGATgttaaattactttttcacatttttgcattattacAATTGCGAAttgtatttggattttatgtgacagacacagacaagaggtagtcacctgaaatgtttttccaacagtcttgaaggagttcccagagatgcttagcacttgttggcccttttgccttcactctgcggtccagctcaccccaaaccatctcgattgggttcaggtctggtgactgtggaggccgggtcatctggcgcagcatcccatcactctccttcttggtcaaatagcccttacacagcctggaggtgtgtttggggtcattgtcctgttgaaaaataaatgatggttcaACTAAAcgtaaaccggatggaatagcattcaacaggacaatgaccccaaacacacctccaggctgtgtaagggctatttgaccaagaaggagagtgatggggtgctgtgccacatgacctggcctccacagtcaccggacctgaacccaatcgagatggtttggggtgagctggaccgcagagtgtaggcaaaagggccaacaagtgctgagcatctctgggaactccttcaagactgttggaaaaccatttcaggtgactacctcttgaagctcatcaacagaatgccaagagtgtgcggagcagtaatcaaagcaaaaggtggctactttgaagaacctagaatataagacatattttcagttgtttcacacttttttgttcagtatataattccacatgtgttaattcatagttttgatgccttcagtgtgaagctacaatattcatagtcatgaaaataaagaaaactctttgaatgagaaggtgtgtccaaacttttggtctgtactgtacatagaAATGTTTgccacactttcagattttggTTTGTAAAAGatgtgaaaaccatgtatactTTAAATTGTACTTCAAAATTATGCGCTACGTTCTTTTGAGATGTTACAAAAATCCCAATTTTATACATTAAGCTTTGTGGTTATAAGATGACCAAATATGAAACAGTTGAGgcagtattaatacttttgcaaggcatcgCATAACCTGACAAATTTAGCATGAGGTCCCATTTGATATGATTATGACGGTCGAGTCATTATGAAAAAGGATGGATTGATCACAAAAGTATGTACTACAGTATTGGATATAGAAATGACTACTGTGTTTTACTCGTGGAAGCACCCTCAGCTATTTAATACattccaaaacacacaaacatcaaCACAAGCAAATGCACAAGAGGTTCATGCTGCACTGCCAGTCATTTATAGCACCCCCTGAGTCATTTTGTAGTGTATACTCTTCCTCCATATCTCctgtttctgtctgtctttctctctgGTGTTGCACTGTGTAATCTGGTCgtctctttgtctctctctctctctcacacacacagacacacacacacacccacccacacacacacacacacacatacaaagagATACACACAAACAGGGTCAGGTCTCTATAAGAAAGGTCAAATGAGTCAGGTGATATTCAAGTTATCATAGCACATCAAGTGTAACAAAGACCTCAACATTTTACTATAATACTTTGAGGGTCTGGtttataagaaaacaaccatttgcttttggctttttctttatttctttaaatctaCCCTTCCTGATGTGTAGCCCTGTATTGGGTGTCCTATCACGTTTCAGGCTGAGAGGGAGATCTATGATGGACATCTGATGCAGCAGAAATTTTGTTGCTGAATGTAATAGATCTGAACAGAGAGGAAGAGTAGAGGAGAGGCTGGAGAGATCAGGACAAAGCACATATCCAGACAAAGAGAGAGATGGTTGAAAGGATCGCAAAGTTAGAATTAGGGGAGAGTTGGAGCGACAAATTGACGCTCCAACTGAGGGGAGTACTACGGCGGTGGCTTACACTACAAGGAGCCTGGCTAAGCTGATAAAAGGACAGAGTGATACAGGCAATAGCTTGTTGGGCGACAGGCCAGGTCAGCCTTCAAGGCCTTGACCCATTCTTCTGCAGGATGAGCCAGCAGCACTGCTTCAGTCAAACAATCACAACTCAAATGGACCTACAGTTAAGGACTTACATTTCATAGGTACATAAGATTAAAGAAGAGACATTTGTCTCCCTTTACAATCTGGTACTTTTACAgtcattaatttttttattataacttGGTATGGATTGGACCTCTTGGTATTTCTTGTAAACTGCCACAATACATTGATAATataactgaactgaatttaccATAAATAAGCTAAGCTGATCCATATAAACGAAAAAAGGTGAAGCCCCAAATTATTTACACTCCTGGCAAACACTTTGAAGCTATTTTTACCAGCATGATAACTTAATGATAACAAACTATTCCAGCCTCCTTTTGACTGAAAGTAATAACAACGTTTTGGAGTGGACCAGCCaactaaatctgattgagaataTGTGAAGGGAGCaacagattagggtgatggaatAGAGGCTTTTCAACATCAAAACACCAgcgcaaacatgcaaaaagctggtcagcaattataaaaGGTTTTGTTTGGTGCAatgactataaagatttttttcactGATAATTGTGAGGGGTATAAATAAATTTCAACATACAACGctttaataaaatgtgaataaaaacttAATAACTTTTCAAAATTGATactatttttacattgttttattatatttagagaGATGCGTTACTTCCTacaagaaacaaacttctttgttgaatgaaaatagttttaaatgtacatacatacatacatgaacTCTGCAAAACCCTAGCTGACACAGGACTGTTGCAGTGTGGGCTAATCCCTTGTGAATCCTAACTCATACAGCCTAAGGCAGGCTTAGTATAGTTCTGGGGAGGAAATTTCCCCCTGTGTTAGTGG
This DNA window, taken from Girardinichthys multiradiatus isolate DD_20200921_A chromosome 1, DD_fGirMul_XY1, whole genome shotgun sequence, encodes the following:
- the zmp:0000000926 gene encoding uncharacterized protein zmp:0000000926, coding for MNPSPDRNKERLPPKKRESRQGSAEHHIPPDEFKPPVPFRSRHSTSRGEGGRETSDRDRAFSNPNPHLLHSPPALPASAPGLHMPLPWSLNYSSPVSLPVFPGQVSDRRASGSPVWRDDPLTSSLPHHSRWLRGEGPLSLTPSPSSSSSSSFKTPFPASTREMWSYFNTGRRDYSPSLFSPSYLFSPHALYAQDPSLVEVRPRYISKRPNGLDGPGSRTASSSRPLLTGEFGNDSSRARLEVSPYTLHANGGRRQQEDLTSPIHSAGAFLSDSQPQVSPEPHSSLQETHQSGKTSSTSLPSSPHTLGPDPRAGRGGLLDHVGTTPTEAQIYYSLGSVTHPSPHAQAYPLSSSSGTLSYCLHREPGPRLHMLGNSPNSPVSLPNSHDRSQREWDRDLERDKVLQKDRERGKVKEKQLQHEKDQEKDSEREKRRNRDRWRDFSPSNSQTSSATLHSSPSALLPHFTKGSLIELAGGRLKRVEELRTEDFLRSADTSPEFHLSTCTVLVISPSSTQGSSHLQVHLTDRNSQELLQVLVEYPFFVRDQGWSSCSPQRTTQLYGLPCRQLSEGDVCLALTPMPTQTQRTSSRTSSRAHRTQLLPRGPAESSGSHREEMPPPPPPPPLPPQQPLSTPGPSCRQAADTPANEQQRPRKRHWSAPDTLPSTRTDKSLVDLPHGSKLMKWQ